From Oryza brachyantha chromosome 9, ObraRS2, whole genome shotgun sequence, a single genomic window includes:
- the LOC121055343 gene encoding arabinogalactan protein 1-like yields the protein MARFQLVAFAMAMLFAAAAAQAPTAAPTAAPKASPPPATPPPTPAPVSAPPSQAPATPPPAPVPMAPPPMAPAPTPKAAAPAPVPSAAAPTPEISSPPAPTPAGMAPSPTAEANPPPSAAAAVSPAAVWAAAAAVAAAAAFY from the coding sequence aTGGCGCGCTTCCAGCTGGTGGCCTTCGCCATGGCGAtgctcttcgccgccgccgcagctcaGGCCCCGACGGCCGCCCCGACGGCCGCCCCCAAGGCGTCCCCtcctccggcgacgccgccgccgacccccgCACCGGTGTCAGCACCCCCGTCTCAGGCCCCGGCCACTCCTCCCCCAGCCCCGGTTCCCATGGCACCGCCGCCCATGGCTCCGGCTCCCACCCCCAAGGCCGCGGCTCCTGCTCCGGTGCCCTCGGCCGCGGCTCCCACCCCGGAGATCAGCTCGCCGCCTGCCCCGACACCGGCGGGCATGGCCCCGAGCCCCACTGCCGAGGCGAACCCTCcccccagcgccgccgccgccgtctcgcccgccgccgtgtgggccgcagccgccgccgtggccgccgccgccgcgttctACTGA